ATAGGGTTGGGAGATTTAAACACTTTTTTTTCTCAAGGACAAGATCAATGTGGGATTTCAACATCCAACTTACGATAATATTGTATTGTTtgctcataaaaaataaaaacacatccAACATATTGCACAAGTAGGCATTGCCAAGTTTTTATTAAATACACATGATGTTATTTACACTCAAGGCCAGTCCTAAGAGTTTTGAGGCTCAAGGTGATGCCAAAAACATCCCCCAACTTCAGGATAATAAAAATTTATTCGTTTTCACACATAAAATttcgataaaattatacttagaaacccacttcaaagttcaaactcaataatttagacaTACGtaaaaaccaatttattttgtattgagaaaAGATAACCAAAAAACTTCAAGCTTACAAGTAGATATATAatgagttttgtttttctttatttgaattttaaattatttttgtatgaatcatgaggtgttttttttatttactaacCATGTCAATATAAGACTAAAATAATAATCATATTTTCGAGTCTTAATATATACGTATAAGCAACGAATGTGGACCAAATTAAACCTAGTATTGGCAAAGACATACAATATTAAAGGAAGAAGCAGTACGGCTAATGCCTCCCACCATAACCAAGCTCGCTATCCATATTTATTTCAACAAAGCTTTCTTCGGCCTCTCCCACGTCTCTTTTCGCATCCTCAAAATCTAACTCTGCCACATTTAGCCTAGCCTTCAACCTCTTGACTTCAATCTCTAAAGAATCCATATTATTTCTCAGGTCTTTTACCTCTAGTTCCCTTTCCACAAACTTCTTCATACCCAAAGCGGACTGAATGTGAGGCTCCAACCAAGCCAAGTCAAATCTGAAGGACTCAAGCTCCTCCCATGACAGTCGAAGGTGCTCACAAGCATCCACGTTCATATCGGTACCCTTGGTAGTCTTTAGAAAATACAGGAGTCTACCCAAAGCTGTGAATGCCCATTCAGTAAACATAGGACTTCTCTTCCTTTGGCACTTGATCAATGAAGGATGCATCAAACAGACTTCCTCTAGAAATGGAACAAAAGCTTTGTCTATTTGCCCTAAACCCCTGAAATTCATGAGCTCGCCAACTGGGGCAGAGGGTTTTTGCTCATGTTCCTTTCCTATCGGAGATCCAACAAGGCTATTGTTACCCCCAGTCCAAACTTGTCCATCACTTGGTCCATCCCACAAGGCCAGCACTTGAGCAGAACTAGGTGTAGTAACTGCTACTGAGGAGATTAGAACTTGCTCAAAATcatttgtttgcttttgttcAGAACTTGATGCATCCTGAAAAGCAAGTACCTGTTCAGAAGTAGGCGCTGTAAGTTGTACGGCATCCACATCTGTATGCCCTTGCCTTTCATGGTCTGAGGGCTGTATAGGCGGACAAAACCAAGTTTCGTGGACTTCGGCCATATAGTCAACCTGACTGACAGCAACCTCAGCTTCAAGAACACATGTATCATTCACAAGAAACCCTTGGGAGAAATCACAAAGCTCACTTAGAGGCATGAATGATGTGAAGCCCCAATCGCTTTTCCTTGCGCTGAACACATGTTTAGTTTCtgtaaaatcaaaataagacggatttcaaaacaataataataagaaaagcATAGCTCATAGGTAATTAAAGAATAATTACAATGGAAACTCAACATTACTATCATGTAAACAGTAATTCTCTTCTCGGATGGTTTAGTATGTCTGGGCAACACAAGTAGACATGCTTTCTGAACAACTAAATAATTCTCCCTTCTGTGGGAAAGTAAAAGTTACtaatcttcttcctcttcactTTTTCGAGAAGAAACCAAAATCTTAATATGAAAACCATCAAATTTAGCAGTCCACTTTCAAATTACAGCAGCAAAGCTATAAGTTAAATTGAAAGACCAGACATTCAAGCTTCaaaccacaatcaatcaacttGCTGCAACTTTCCAGTCCAGCAACCATGCTGGCAATTGGTATGGATAACTCCCTGAACTCTACATTGACCGAAGCCCAAAGAGTAAACATAAAACTAACTCTACCCACAAAAGCACATCTGCCCCCGAACAATCCTAAAAAATCCTTCTAGTTTCACCGTTTCTATCCCCCAAAAAACAACCATCACCCTTCAACCTCAAAAGAGTTTTGGCTTTCATGCCATCTCCCATGACCTAGAGAACTGTAAACTTAACAACTCATAAATCCCTTTTGGAATCGCCGAATTTACCAGAGACTAATTTCCACCATATCTGAAACTCAGTGGGACGCTGTATGTCCAGAATAAACAAGAGAAACAAACTTTCATATTTCCATTCTTTTTTTCAGCGAGTCCCCTGTTCAACGCCATGACCTAAAGCCGATAGACAATTGTTTGGTACGAAGGAGTCTTGCGAAAAGGACAACAAGTGCAGACAAGGCAATCAAAGATTGAGTAGCAATCTAaactaatataatattattcGAGCAAGTGAGAGTCTGAATGAAAGCAAAACCAACATAGAAAAACACCAACCTAATTGTGAAATAAACAAGATGAAGTGAGGGCATATAACTCACCAACTGTTATTGACTTATCATAGTTGACTTGATTGACAACGGTCAAGGTAAATTGGGCATATCTACTCCACCCAGATGGCAATGCCGAAGCATCTGCAACATTCAGATATATCGACAGGTCGTGCGTTCCAGGGGTTCCGCTGCTGCCCTTCGGATATACGACAATCTGCCTGATGATTTAAACATGTAAATATAAGAAAAGTGTTT
This region of Malus domestica chromosome 07, GDT2T_hap1 genomic DNA includes:
- the LOC103438639 gene encoding MATH domain and coiled-coil domain-containing protein At3g58210-like translates to MEKKQVGELVSVTFTWKIEKFSRLRSQKHYSDGFNVGDFQWQIVVYPKGSSGTPGTHDLSIYLNVADASALPSGWSRYAQFTLTVVNQVNYDKSITVETKHVFSARKSDWGFTSFMPLSELCDFSQGFLVNDTCVLEAEVAVSQVDYMAEVHETWFCPPIQPSDHERQGHTDVDAVQLTAPTSEQVLAFQDASSSEQKQTNDFEQVLISSVAVTTPSSAQVLALWDGPSDGQVWTGGNNSLVGSPIGKEHEQKPSAPVGELMNFRGLGQIDKAFVPFLEEVCLMHPSLIKCQRKRSPMFTEWAFTALGRLLYFLKTTKGTDMNVDACEHLRLSWEELESFRFDLAWLEPHIQSALGMKKFVERELEVKDLRNNMDSLEIEVKRLKARLNVAELDFEDAKRDVGEAEESFVEINMDSELGYGGRH